A genomic window from Elaeis guineensis isolate ETL-2024a chromosome 3, EG11, whole genome shotgun sequence includes:
- the LOC105040302 gene encoding probable choline kinase 2 — translation MGALEVDSAIDAVERIPKEARRILDRLASEWSDVVDSKALEVVHLKGAMTNQVFQVNWPTMGKGGVSRKVLVRIYGEGVDVFFDREDEIRTFECMSRHGQGPRLLGRFPNGRIEEFINARTLSAADLRDPEISALVAFKLKEFHDLDMPGPRNVFLWDRMRKWLKTSRNLCSAEDEKEFHFDTLEEEITTLESFFSGKDQRIGFCHNDLQYGNIMIDEETRQVTIIDYEYASFNPIAYDLANHFCEMAADYHTETPHVLDFNKYPDYEERKRFVQAYLSSSGETPNLVEVNNLLELIEKYALASHLVWGLWGIISERVNDIDFNYMEYAKQRFQQYWLRKSVT, via the exons ATGGGGGCGCTCGAGGTAGACAGCGCAATTGACGCCGTGGAGAGGATTCCGAAGGAGGCGAGGAGGATTCTTGACAGATTGGCGTCGGAATGGAGCGATGTGGTCGACTCCAAGGCCTTGGAGGTGGTGCACCTCAAGGGGGCGATGACCAACCAGGTCTTCCAGGTCAATTGGCCGACCATGGGGAAGGGCGGCGTCTCTCGGAAGGTGCTCGTCCGGATCTATGGCGAGGGGGTGGATGTCTTCTTCGACCGGGAGGACGAGATCCGGACGTTCGAGTGCATGTCCAGGCACGGGCAGGGGCCGCGGCTTCTTGGACGGTTTCCCAATGGCCGGATCGAGGAGTTCATCAACGCCAGG ACTCTTTCTGCAGCTGATCTGCGGGACCCAGAAATATCTGCTCTTGTAGCATTTAAATTAAAGGAGTTTCATGACCTTGACATGCCTGGTCCAAGGAATGTATTCTTATGGGACAGAATGAG AAAATGGCTGAAAACATCCCGAAATTTGTGCTCAGCTGAAGATGAGAAAGAATTTCACTTTGATACCCTAGAGGAGGAGATAACTACTTTAGAAAGTTTTTTCTCTGGGAAAGATCAGAGAATTGGATTCTGTCATAATGATCTCCAGTACGGGAATATCATGATTGATGAGGAGACCAGACAAGTAACTATAATA gactATGAGTATGCAAGTTTCAACCCCATTGCATATGATCTTGCCAATCACTTTTGTGAGATGGCTGCTGATTACCATACAGAGACTCCTCATGTTTTGGATTTCAATAAATACCCAG ATTATGAGGAGCGCAAGAGATTTGTGCAGGCATATCTGAGTTCGTCAG GTGAAACACCCAATCTTGTGGAAGTCAACAATTTACTAGAGCTTATTGAGAAGTACGCTCTTGCAAGTCATCTTGTTTGGGGCCTATGGGGAATAATATCA GAACGCGTCAATGATATTGACTTCAATTACATGGAGTATGCAAAGCAGAGGTTTCAGCAGTATTGGTTGAGGAAGTCTGTTACATAG
- the LOC105040301 gene encoding LOW QUALITY PROTEIN: glucan endo-1,3-beta-glucosidase 8 (The sequence of the model RefSeq protein was modified relative to this genomic sequence to represent the inferred CDS: inserted 1 base in 1 codon), producing the protein MESRRMAWVLFAALVISAASAEAIGVNWGTQASHPLPPKIVVRMLTDNGIKKVKLFDXESSAMSALANTGIEVMVGIPNDQLEHMGTFSNAKAWVHENVTGYKDVNIKYVAVGNEPFLQSYNGTFLKTTFPALKNIQKALDEMGHKEIKATIPMNADIYSSPDDNAVPSAGKFRSDIHDLMVEIARFLDSHGSPFVINIYPFLSLYENPNFPVDFAFFGGGGPSINDEGTQYNNVFDANFDTLVWALKKVGLSNMKIIIGEVGWPTDGSKHANVADAKRFYDGLLKKMGSNTGTPLRPGPMDVYLFAFIDEDMKSIQPGFFERHWGIFAYDGKPKFPMDLSGKGNDKYLVGASGVEYLEDEWCVFDPNAKNQEKVPSSMDFACFHGDCTALMGSSPCSKLDRNDRISYAFNMYFQMTDQDVRACDFQGLAKITNKNASRDGCLFPIQIVNTAGTRPAELGLLMLLWIAVFLFL; encoded by the exons ATGGAGTCTCGAAGAATGGCATGGGTGTTGTTCGCTGCCCTGGTGATCTCGGCCGCATCCGCGGAAGCCATCGGCGTGAACTGGGGGACCCAGGCGTCGCACCCGCTGCCCCCCAAAATCGTCGTCCGAATGCTCACGGACAACGGGATCAAGAAGGTCAAGCTGTTCG CGGAGTCGTCGGCGATGAGCGCCCTGGCCAACACAGGGATCGAGGTCATGGTCGGCATCCCCAACGATCAGCTGGAGCACATGGGCACCTTCTCGAACGCAAAAGCCTGGGTTCACGAGAACGTCACCGGTTACAAAGACGTCAATATCAA GTATGTTGCCGTGGGCAACGAACCCTTCCTCCAGAGTTACAATGGCACGTTCCTGAAAACCACGTTTCCTGCACTCAAGAACATCCAGAAGGCCCTGGACGAGATGGGACACAAGGAGATCAAGGCCACCATCCCCATGAACGCCGACATCTACAGCTCCCCGGATGACAACGCCGTACCCTCGGCAGGTAAATTCCGCTCCGACATTCATGACCTCATGGTCGAAATCGCGCGGTTCCTCGACTCCCATGGCTCGCCCTTCGTCATCAACATCTACCCCTTCCTCAGCCTCTACGAAAATCCCAACTTCCCGGTAGACTTCGCCTTCTTCGGTGGTGGTGGCCCGTCGATCAACGACGAAGGTACCCAGTACAACAACGTGTTCGACGCCAACTTTGACACGCTCGTGTGGGCCTTGAAGAAGGTCGGCCTCTCCAACATGAAGATCATAATCGGCGAAGTCGGCTGGCCGACGGATGGTAGCAAGCATGCCAACGTAGCAGATGCGAAGAGATTCTACGACGGGTTGTTGAAGAAGATGGGGAGCAATACGGGCACGCCGCTGAGGCCCGGCCCGATGGACGTCTACCTCTTCGCCTTTATCGACGAGGACATGAAGAGCATCCAACCGGGCTTCTTTGAGCGCCATTGGGGGATCTTCGCGTACGACGGGAAGCCCAAGTTTCCGATGGATCTCTCCGGCAAGGGAAATGATAAGTACTTGGTGGGTGCATCCGGGGTGGAGTATCTGGAGGATGAGTGGTGCGTCTTCGATCCGAATGCGAAGAATCAGGAGAAAGTGCCATCGAGCATGGATTTTGCGTGCTTCCACGGGGACTGCACGGCGTTGATGGGCTCGTCGCCGTGCAGCAAGTTGGATCGCAACGACAGGATATCGTATGCCTTCAACATGTACTTCCAGATGACGGACCAGGATGTGAGAGCGTGCGACTTCCAAGGTTTGGCAAAGATCACTAACAAGAATGCGTCCCGAGATGGCTGCCTGTTCCCTATACAAATTGTAAATACCGCTGGAACAAGGCCGGCGGAGTTGGGCTTGCTGATGTTATTATGGATTGCTGTATTTTTATTTCTATGA
- the LOC105040300 gene encoding S-adenosylmethionine carrier 1, chloroplastic/mitochondrial, with translation MDRVRPGRGSKVQTCLSHRQAKPTMSPFLTPCSPIHIHSALSFCPPVLPRRPFFHQGTVSWNLMGPPILAVDARSSAVSSDASSSKFHHPIMETSKPFASVTMGEQKPFNFFRVLCEGIIAGGTAGVVVEAVLYPIDTIKTRLQAAHGGSKIHWKGLYSGLAGNLAGVLPASAVFVGIYEPTKRKLLEIFPENLSAFAHLTAGAIGGAASSLIRVPTEVVKQRLQTGQFASAPDAVRLIIAKEGFRGLYAGYSSFLLRDLPFDAIQFCIYEQLRIGYKIAARRELNDPENAIIGAFAGAITGAITTPLDVMKTRLMVQGSANQYNGLLNCAQTIIREEGPTAFLKGIGPRVLWIGIGGSIFFGVLERTKRLVSQQGSAGDTKSNPVKQQ, from the exons ATGGACCGGGTTCGGCCCGGTCGCGGGTCAAAAGTCCAAACGTGCCTGAGCCACCGCCAAGCAAAACCCACAATGAGTCCCTTCTTAACCCCCTGCTCACCTATTCACATCCACAGCGCGCTCTCTTTTTGTCCCCCCGTTCTTCCAAGGAGGCCTTTCTTCCACCAAG GTACAGTTAGCTGGAACTTGATGGGCCCTCCAATATTGGCTGTCGATGCTAGAAGTTCTGCAGTTTCATCAG ATGCATCCTCAAGTAAGTTCCATCACCCTATAATGGAGACATCAAAGCCATTTGCATCAGTTACCATGGGGGAACAAAAGCCATTCAATTTTTTTCGCGTATTATGTG AGGGTATTATAGCTGGAGGTACTGCTGGTGTTGTTGTCGAAGCAGTTTTATATCCAATTGATACAATAAAGACTCGGCTTCAG GCTGCTCATGGTGGAAGcaaaattcattggaaaggtcTATACTCTGGATTGGCTGGCAATCTTGCTGGGGTTTTACC AGCATCTGCTGTATTTGTGGGTATATATGAACCTACTAAGCGAAAATTACTAGAGATTTTTCCAGAAAATCTTAGCGCCTTTGCTCATCTG ACTGCAGGTGCCATTGGAGGAGCTGCTTCTTCACTTATTCGTGTTCCAACAGAG GTAGTCAAACAAAGGCTGCAGACTGGGCAGTTTGCCTCTGCGCCTGATGCTGTTCGTCTTATCATTGCTAAAGAAGGTTTTAGAGGTCTATATGCT GGATACAGTTCCTTTCTGTTGCGAGATCTACCATTCGATGCCATCCAATTTTGCATATATgagcagcttcgaattggataTAAGATTGCG GCAAGGAGAGAGTTAAATGATCCAGAGAATGCTATAATTGGTGCTTTTGCTG GTGCAATAACTGGAGCTATAACTACGCCGCTTGATGTAATGAAGACAAGATTGATGGTTCAG GGCTCAGCAAACCAATATAATGGGCTGCTTAATTGTGCTCAGACTATTATCAGAGAAGAAGGTCCAACTGCTTTCCTGAAG GGTATTGGACCAAGAGTTTTATGGATTGGTATTGGCGGTTCAATTTTCTTTGGTGTTCTAGAGAGGACAAAGCGGTTAGTCTCCCAGCAGGGTTCCGCTGGTGATACAAAATCTAATCCAGTGAAACAGCAGTGA